The Notamacropus eugenii isolate mMacEug1 chromosome 4, mMacEug1.pri_v2, whole genome shotgun sequence DNA window ACATACCTTCTCAAGCTTGATTCTCATACTGGCTCTGCCGCTTCTTGGATTTCAAATCTTTCAGCCACTGTGGAGACGTTTCTTCTGACCTAGGGGTAGGGGACAGGGGAGAACCATTGTTTCAAAGGGCCTCTACCAGAgggtaaactgaggccctgagacaGATTTTCCCAAAGTAAACAGCATCAAATGTGTTCCACATTCATTTTGTTTGAAAACACATTGAGAATATTTTTAGTTGGCACTTAGGAGGCTGGGTAAGGGTCCCTATCCCACCGAGAAAgtcagcagaatcaggaaaaccagtTGGTTAGGGCAGGGAAGACCAGCCCAAAGTAAGACAGGTTACAGTATTACTGGCTTTGGAATTTCAAGTCTAATGAATCGAACCCTTTCTGTTGAAcaattaaatcaataaaaacagTTAACagctaatagctagcattcatacaCCACCTGAGGCCTGTAACATTCTTTACAGctgttatcacatttgatccaaactgcaaccctgggaaggaggtgctattattctccccattttacagatggggaaacagaggcagatagaggttaggtgacttgcccagggtcaccacaGCTAGTAGATGTATGGGGCTGCGTTTGAATTCGAGTTGTTCTGATCCCAAGCCTAGTACTCTACCCAACAGACCATCAAAAAATGTTTCCTACTATGTGCCGCTACATTGTAGTGGATACTTGGGAtattgacaaaaatgaaacttgtTTCTTCCCTTGAGGAATTTACAGGAAAGCTTTGATGGGCATGAAGACAAGGAAATACAAAGTTACACCACGTAATTTCAGGAGAACTGATGTCTGGGACGATCAGGAGAGGCCTCAGACAGCTGTGCGTTGTtgctttttgcttgtttgtttgacCAGGCAAAAGTCAGGAGgatcggagttcaaatctggcctcagacacttgacacttactagctgtggtgactttgtgcaagtcacttaacctccgtttgcctcagtttcctcatctgtaaaaggggataatactacttctcaggattgttataacaattataaagtgcttactacagtgcctggcacacagtaagagctgTATAAACATTAGCCATTATCATTTTCAtctcattagagagatgcaaaagtGAGACACTAGTCAGAACTCAATGGCAATAATCTAAGTGAAaggtgagtagagagaagggaagcaTGTGACGGATGTCAGATACCAGGAGAAAAGTTCCTTGCTGGAtttccagattatttttttctggattaaACTGGGGAGGTAGTGGagtagggagagaaggggatagttTTCACCATCCCTCTTCCCCACAGTAGGCAGACCCAGCCCCCAGGCCTATCAGATCTCCAGCTCCTGATCAACTTTGGGATACCCCAACATCAGGAAGGAAATGGGGGCCCCAGCTCAGACTCTTACAGCTGTGCAACCATGAGCCACCCTGCTCTGAAACTCAGTATCTGCAGTCACCACATTTTCTATTTGTGTGTATAATTATGCTTGGCCTACCTGCCTTCCAGAGCTGCTTCCAGAAAACACAGTATAATATCCAAGCTGACTAAGTGATCCCCAAGGAGCCCTTTGCTAAGTTTAGTgactaaccatgattccaaagaCTGAACATGAAGGATCCTTCCTACCTCCTACAACCATCCTAGATGGATGCAGGGTGCATTTTTTTGGGCATAGTCGATATgggaattagttttgcttaactatgtatatttattagaAGGATATTGATTGTCGGTTTTTTCACCTTTTGGGCAGACAGaagtgaggggaagagaaaatagaactttattcattgaaaaatgtaaaatttccaTTAAATCAACTCCTAAGCCACAGAAAGCCAATCTGCCAAAAGGGTCCCTGTGTCTCAGATGAAAGGGCTACTTGGGCTCCCCAGCCAGGATCCTGGGATTCACTTAGGAAGGATGCTCactcacctctcctctttctccGCACTGGAGGGCAACACACGACTGCCCAGGACTCCAGGCTGGAAGGGGGATTTGGGAGACTTGGACACCTGGGCTGAAGCCTGGACTTCCCCAGGGCTCTCTGACTCATTCCGTTTCCGAAGCTGAGcctggaggaagaaaacaaagacatgaGTGGCCTCTGTCACCATATCAGCTCCTTAACTTGACCCAGACATTCAGAATTACAATACAGACACCAGCTTTATTTGGGGACAATTTTCTGAGCTTGGCAAATAGGGAATGAGATGTATTGGCGGGTGCCAATCtgaactagctgtatgaccttgaacctTCCTATGCCccaggctcctcatctgtaaaatggggataataacagtaccaaactcacagggttgtggtgagaacagaatgagatcatatttgtaaagtgtttgcaAGCCGTTAAGCACTATGTAACTGCTAGCTATCATTCCTCCTCcgaaggataataataataaaaataaaccttcaagcactgtgtaaatgctagctacttcTACTGACAACAGTAAGAATAATAAACAACCTGTACCAGTGTGAGTTATTATTGATAAAAGACCTGGGATTTCTTTAGCATGAGGCACTCCGGGTGTGGGAACTTCTCTCCAATGCAGATCACCACCTATTTCTGATTTAGTAGGCCAAATCTAGAGAGTCCCTGAATCCCACAGAGGACACAGGGTCACAAGATTTCTGGGAAGAACGTTAGAGATCTTTTGCACACCATCAGTtcaaaatgtaactgggaaatatttagtaATATAAATACAAGTATGATGTAGCACGGATAATGATAacgtgtggttttctaagtcaacgtgtagttccaaattctgttttGAGTTTGACACGACTGAGTCCAacccctgcattttacagatgaagaaagcgAGGCCCAAGGAGACTGAAACTGGCCCATGTTCACCCAGTTAGGGTCAAGCATTAAACATGACCCCAAATCTTCTTAACTCTCAGAACTCTCTCCACTTGACCATGAACCCAAGTTGTCCTGACTCAAAGCTCAGAACTTGTCTTCACTAGACCATGAACtcgaatcttcctgactccaagcccagaactctctCCACTAGACCACGAACCCAAGCCAGAACTCTCTCCACTAGACCATGGTGCCTCTTTTGATGACAATGAAGACAGGAAGGCCATCTGGATAGGACAAtacccctcttctctttccagaGATGACTAAAGACTCAGAGATGCTGAGCTGGCCTAGCCGCCGGCTGAGAAAGCTAACCTGCTCATGAGGAAGCCCAGGTGGCCTTACCTTGAGCACGGAAGGATCGACTCCTGGAAAGATGGGGAGCCTCTGGGCCTGACTAATAGGAGTCCTCTCTGACCTGGATGGCTTCTCATCTTCATCCGACTCCTCCTTCTTAACCGACTTCTCTTCTGTTGGCAAAGACAGAGCAAAGAAGCCACCTCAAGCTACAGAATCGAACAAGATCTCTCCTGCGGGCAGGGCTTTGTTAGACTCCCTGGAGGAGGGAGTAAGAGAGAAGATACAATCCCTGATGGAGGGGAAAGGAGTCAGAAACACCGTTCCACCACCtgttagctgggtgaccctggctaAGACACTGTCCTCTGGgagattcaatttcttcatccatcaGATAGAGAGCATTCCTATCCTGCCCTACCCTGAGGTGTTCAAATAACGTTAAAAACAGTGATGGTGAAGACAATGATGATTTCAATAATGGCTCCATCTACACAGCACTTACCATCTGTACTAGGTTCGGTTCATAAGTATTATTCtgtttgttcctcacaacaaccctaacaaccctattatgatcctcattttttTGTTGCTTAGTTGGTCAAGTTATGTCAGATTCTCTGTGACCCCTaatggggtcttcttggcaaagatactagaatggcttaccatttccttctctagctcattttgcagatgaagaaactgaggcaaaaaggcttaagggatttgcccagggtcacacaactagtaagtgtctgaggttggatttgaactcaggtattcctgactctagaccccgtgctctatctactgcaccacctagttgcccctacatccccattttacagatgaggaaactgaggcagataaaggtaGACCTTCATGAAGTTctacagctaggaaatatctaagGTCACATTCAAACTcgggtctccttgactccaggaccTCCACCAGTTGTCCCATGAAAATAGAAATGAGCACTCAAGGATAAGATATGACACATATTCATGGGATGGATTCAGGGCAGAGAGGAAAAAGCCCTGGAGTCAAAGGGTTCAAATCCCCTCTCAGACACAAGCTACCTGGGtagccttgggcaaatctcttcctctgtctaggacttggtttcctcatctgtacaatgtggAGGTTGGCAGTCCCTCCCATGTCTAATCTATCAGCCTGCTCACTCAAAGGTCTGTAGACGGAAGGGTCCTCCAGTCTCATGTAGTCCAgccccaattttatagatgaggaacccgAGGCCTAGAGGGTTGGATGGTATCACACAGGTGACtttctacacaaagcctttcctagtcccccGTCAATGCTAGCATCTTCCCTCCAAGGTtgctccaatttatcctgtccatAGCTAGTCTCCGTAGAGCCATGGAgtgttctctcctctctcattaGAACCCTTGCGGGCAGGGTCTGGTTTCTTTGCATGCCTGGCagacctggtacacagtaagcatgTAATAAGTTCTTGGTGACTGCTGACTGACTGGACTGGGAAGTAATGGCACAGATCGGGGTTGAACCCACGACTTCTGACTCCTAAGTCAGGGTTCCTTCGTTTGCACCATGATGCTTCCTGCCCCGTTATTGTGTATTATAGTTGTCTGAGCTTGTGTCTTATAATTCTCTCTCAGCAGAGGTCTCAGTATATGGTAAGTACATAATACATTctggttggatttgaatttgaatcaTTCCCAGGGGGGTTCTAAGGTCTGCCTCTCAGTGTTTCTTCCTGGGTTAATACACTTCAGTATTGCCCACCAGCCTTCCACCAAAATCCCTCCTACCATCTCATAAAGGGCAGCCAGAAATCAAAGGGCAGGTACCTGTGGAATCCTTAAACATCCAAGCGCTGTCGGTCTCCTCCACCAATGACAATGAGTTCTCAGACTCGATGACCCGGCTTCTCCTAAGGGAATGGGAAATGGGAGCCCGGCGCCGATTCCTCTTACTGAGCTGGGCACGGGCTTTCAGGGCACTAGAGTCCAACACCGAGGTTTGCTTTGGGGAGAAACATGAACAGAGTAAGAAGGGGAGCCCTGAGTTAGTCCATGTAGTTAGTCCATCTTCTCAGAGTGAGAAGAGGGCAAGGTATATGAATGAAGTCTGGCCTGTGCTATCAGCAGCCTTCAAAGCCAAGCCCATTTCAGAATTTCCAAAGATAATCTCCATACCCCCAGAGGGTGGCCTTCTCCCCTTTGGATGGAGAAGCAGACAGAAAATCATCTCCTCTAaccctcacaacatccctgagagACAGAAGTTCTTATAGAGCCTtattttactcatgaggaaattgaagtggAGAAAGGGTGAATTAACTTccttaaagtcacacagctaatcagtgtctaaggcagaattcgaactcaggtcaGCCTGAtgctaaatccagtgctctatcaattACCTATTCTAGTGCTTTAGTATTCCCAGTTGTGAAATAAGGGGTCTCAGTCACACAATCTGTGTAGTTTGTCCCAGCTCTAACAATATATATACTAGGCTTAAAAATTCTGCGATCTTaggttccctcccagctctgacattccctgttctaaggctcctctcaactctgacatttcctgttctaaggcccctcccagccctgacacttcctgttctaaggtccctcccagttctgacatttccTATTCTAAGGACTCTCCCAGCTCCTACACTGTTCTAAGGTCTCCCCCATCTATCATATTTGCTGAGTATGTTACTGGTATGTTTTAAAGCTACATAGATGAGAAGCTGATAGAGTCCCATCACCTCTGATTCCAAGATAGAAACCCATGGTCTCCCTGGTAAGGGgcttaaaaggaaggaaggaaggaaggaaggaaggaaggaaggaaggaaggaaggaaggaaggaaggaaggaagggagaaaggaaggaaggaagaagccaTTGTTAAGTACTTattgtgtgcctggcactgtgttaacTCCCCTCCCACAACCCCTTTCAATGATCATTTCCAACCCTCCTTTCCTTTGGGGCCAGAGGGCACTCTTCATCTGCCCTTCCAGGAGGACCCTGGGACTTACATTGATGAAGGAAAAGTCATCCACCTTCCCCTCAGGGCCGGTGTCTGAAGGGGGTGCTCCTTCTGCCCCATCAGTTGAATCCAAGTCTGTGCTGGAGCGGTCCAAGCTTGTGCTTCGTTGATCCCTAGAGGAGTCACCAGCATCGGCAGGGGAAGCAGGCTCTGTCTGAGATGACAGGGAAGAAAGCCGGCTGCTGGGAGGCTGTTTTCGGGTCGAGGTGGCATTGTTGTCAGGAGAAG harbors:
- the KIAA1671 gene encoding uncharacterized protein KIAA1671 homolog isoform X3, giving the protein MDYLGDKLTVAQSHMTQWMGTVRRSFQEALNLVTTAVAHERTSSEGPSRTPFKRTASFRHFASRSRESFRRFSVRSQQRFSSLRKRQASSEPPDLDQLKQCFSRQPPEAKDTDTLVQEGDSQYGTWNDPRQSQESFVPESPSPDNNATSTRKQPPSSRLSSLSSQTEPASPADAGDSSRDQRSTSLDRSSTDLDSTDGAEGAPPSDTGPEGKVDDFSFINQTSVLDSSALKARAQLSKRNRRRAPISHSLRRSRVIESENSLSLVEETDSAWMFKDSTEEKSVKKEESDEDEKPSRSERTPISQAQRLPIFPGVDPSVLKAQLRKRNESESPGEVQASAQVSKSPKSPFQPGVLGSRVLPSSAEKEERSEETSPQWLKDLKSKKRQSQYENQA
- the KIAA1671 gene encoding uncharacterized protein KIAA1671 homolog isoform X4 is translated as MEYYYCPGILKILRYLWDQLKQCFSRQPPEAKDTDTLVQEGDSQYGTWNDPRQSQESFVPESPSPDNNATSTRKQPPSSRLSSLSSQTEPASPADAGDSSRDQRSTSLDRSSTDLDSTDGAEGAPPSDTGPEGKVDDFSFINQTSVLDSSALKARAQLSKRNRRRAPISHSLRRSRVIESENSLSLVEETDSAWMFKDSTEEKSVKKEESDEDEKPSRSERTPISQAQRLPIFPGVDPSVLKAQLRKRNESESPGEVQASAQVSKSPKSPFQPGVLGSRVLPSSAEKEERSEETSPQWLKDLKSKKRQSQYENQA